The window CGGCGGCTCATCCGCGAGGCGTTCCAGTCCGTCGAGTGGGACGAATCCGACGAGGAGGCCCGCGAGCGCACCCACGACCTCGGAGAGGCGATCCTGCTGTCGATGCGGGACACCATAGAGACCGTCGCCGAGGGGGAGAGCGTCGGCGAGCGCCACACCGTCCGGGCCAGCCCCGAGGCCGTCGACGCCCTGCTCGAGCACCTCCGGGGACAGGGGTTGCGGATCGAGATCGAGTCGGACGAGCGGGAGGACGGCGACCGCGTCGTCACGTTCTGCAAGCGAACGCAGTCGACCAACGACAAGACGAAAAACTACCTCGAGGGACAGGTCGTCCGGGAGTGACGGCGGTCAGAGGTACTCCTCCCACAGCGGAATGTCGGCGTACTTGTCGCCGCGGTCGCAGAGCATCACGACCGTCACCGAGTCCTCGTCGAGCGCCCCGTCCTCGGCTAACTGGTGGACGGCCTGGATCCCGGCCCCGCTCGAGGTGCCGACGACGAACTGGCCGTCGACCCGGAGGTAGTCCTCGACGGTTTCTGGGTCGTGCTGGCCCGGATCGTGGACGTCGACCGCCGCGTCCTGGTAGCGATCCCGGAGGTCCCGGGCGCGGTCGTAGGCGTCGCCCGTCGAGACGTACTCCTTGCGGTCGAGGACGGACTCGTCGTACGTCTCGGGGTGGTAGTGGTCGCCCGTCCGGAGGAATTTCAGGCCGTCGATGGCGTGCAGCGCCTCCTTTGGCTCGAAGCCGACGACGGTGACGTCGTCGCCGCGGTCGTGGAGCCCCCGGCCCGTCCCCGTGACGGTGCCGCCGGTTCCGGCCCCCGCGACGAAGTGGGTGACCGCTCCGTCGGTCTGCTCCAGAATCTCCCGGGCCGTCGTCCGCTCGTGGGTGCCGGGGTTGTCGGGGTTCTCGTACTGGTTCGGGCGGTAGTAGTCTTCGGGGTTTGCGGCGATCAGTTCCTCGCAGCGCTCGATGACGGCGTCGTAGCCGAGGTCGGCGTCGACGAAGTGGATCTCGGCGCCGGCGTCCCGGACCGCCTCGATCTTGCCGCCGCTTGCGTTGTCCGGCATCACGATCTCGACGTCGTACCCTCGCGCCGTGGCGAGTCGAGCGATCTCGCTGCCCGTGTTGCCCGATGTGGGTTCGATGATCGTCGCGTCGGGCTCGAGTTCGCCCCGCTGTTCGGCCCCGTCGAGCATCCCCTTCGCGATGCGTGACTTGATGGAGCCGCCGCCGTGTGGGGCCTCCGGCAGGTTGAACCACTCCGCCTTGCCGTAGACGGTGCCGGGGACGTCGACCTCGAGCTCGAGTAGCGGGGTCTCGAAGATCGTGGACTCGTCGATCCCGGTTCCGATTCCGGTCCCGGTCCCGGTTCCGGTGGTCCCGGATTCGGTCCCGCCGGCCGACTCGTCCGGCGTCCGCTGGTCGGTCATAGCGGTCCTTTCCACGGGCCGAATATGGGTCCGACGGAACCGGCCGTCTCCGCGGACATCTCGGTTCCGACCTCGTCCCGGGTGCTCGAGTGGAGCGGCCGCTCGACGGCCGTTCGCGGGTCTCGAGTCCGGTTTACCGGTCGGCCGACGGGGGCTTGCCTGGCGTCGCAGATACGAGAGAGAACTGACCCGACCGAAAGGAGTTAACGGACTCCGACACCAACTCGAAGCGAAACCATATGAGCAAGCCGACCTGGGACGACGTCGTCGACCTCCCGGACGAACTCGACGACGAGACGGCCGAACAGCTCTACGAGGAGGCCGACGAACGCCAGGACATGACGGGCGAGGTCTGTCCGTACCCGCAACTCGAGGCCAAGAAGGCGATCCAGGGGCTCGGGTCGGGCGACCTGCTCGTCCAGGAGACCGACCACGTACCGAGTACCGAAAACGTCCCGAAGGCAGTCGAGGACCTCGCCGACGCGAAGGTCTGGAAGAGCGGGTCGGGACTGTACCGTATTTTCCTCTCCAAGAAGTAATCCACATCCATGGTCGACGAAGTCACCCCCGACGAAGTCAAAGAAAAGCTCGAGGACGACGACGTACAGGTCGTCGACATCCGGCCGGAATCGGAGTACGAACAGGGCCACATCCCCGGCGCGATCAACATCCCGATGAGCGAACTACCCGCCCGGATCGACGAGTACGACTGGGGCGACGACGTGGTCGTCGCCTGCCCGATCGGCCAGAGTTCGATCCAGGCGGCCCGGCTGATCGGCAGCTACGAGGACGCCGACAGCGACGCCGTCGCGAGCATGGAGGGCGGCTACCGGGAGTGGGAGTACGAACTCGAGACGGGCACGGAATCCGAGACCGACGAATCGGAAGCGCAAGCCTGACGCGAGCGACTCGCCCGTTCGATTCTCTCTCCGTTTCCGACGCCTCGAGCGCCGAGTCCGTCAGTCGAGCGGTTCCACGGGATCGCCGACGGCGACCGTCTTCCCCCGATCCGCGTCGACGACGTCGGCGATGAGCATCAGCGTGTAGTAGTGGTCGAAGGCCGCCTCGTCGGCCCACTCGGGGAACGTCTCCCGGCGCTTCTCGACGAATCGTTCGCGGAACTCGGGGAGAGCCTCGCCCGTGTCCGGATCCCGCTCCGGGACGACACAGCGCGCACAGGGCGTGACTCCCTCGAGTCGCACGTCGCCGACGGTGAAAGCCGGCGCGTCCGCGCCGACGAACCGATCCTCCCAGAACGGTTCGACGCCCGAAACCTCGAGGTTCGCCCGCATCCGCCGGCGAACGCCGTCGACGGTGAGGTCGTCGAACCAGTCGGCGACCGTCTCCAGGGTCGCGGTGCTGATCACGGACGTTCCCATACCGTTCCGGGCGACGTAACCGCGCTCGTCGTCGCGTTCGAGCGCGAGCTCGCCGAGGTCGAAGACGTCCGAGAACCACGCGGCCGCGCGCTCGCGGCCCACTTCGCTCTCGAGGTCGAACTGGCGCGGGCCGTCCGCGTCGCTCCCCGTCACGTCGACGGTCAACGCTCCCGTTTCGGGATCGTACTCGGTCGTTATATCGTGTACGCGATCGGTCCGTGGACCCTCGACGACCTCGCCGTCGGCGTCGAAGATGGCGAACGCCCGGTCGCCGGCGAGCGTGCCGTTCTCGCGGATCGTTGCTTCCTCGCGGTCGACGCCGTCGAGGGACTTCACGGGGTAGGTTCGGATGCGCTCGAGCCGTGCCATGGGAGTGCCGTGGCCGGCGGGCGGGATATAGGTGTTCGTTCCAGCGAAACCGCACGATCGCCGCACACGTTCGGCCGAACGGTTTCAGCCGGTCGCGTCGTACGGACGGCGATGAGCGACCTCGAACCCCACGCGGTGCCCGACGCGGTCCTCGAGGCGCTCGGACTCGAGGACGATCCGGGCGCGTTCGATCCCTACACCGTCGATTCCGACGGGTGGAACCTCGAGGTCTCGGGTGCTGTCACGGACCCACTGTCTCTCTCCCGGCGGGACCTCGAGTCGTTCCCGTTCGAGACGGCGACGGAGGACTTCGACTGCGTGGAGGGGTGGCGGGCCGACGACCTCGCGTGGCGCGGGGTCCGGGTCGAACGGGTGCTCGAGCGGGCCGGCCCCGTCGCCGACGAACCGCACGCGCTCGTTCGCGCGCTCGACGGGGACTACGCGTGTTCGTTCCCGCTCGAGCGCCTGTCGACGGCGCTGCTCGCCCTCGAACTCGACGGCGAACCGCTCCCGCTCGAGCACGGCGGCCCGGCCCGTCTCGTCCCGCTGGACGATGACGACGACTGCTGGGAGAGCATCAAGTGGGTGTCGGCGATCGAGATCGGCGACGATCCCTTCGGCGGGGACGACACCGCGAAAGAGCGGGCGCTGTCGCGACTCGAGTGAGACGGAGGCGGGTCTCTTGCAGTCTCCGCTCGGTCAGTCGTCCGACTCCTCCGTGACCAGCAGGTCCTCGTCGGCGTACTCCTCGCGGAGCGTCTTCTTGTCGAACTTACCCGTCGCGGTCTTGGGCACCTCGTCGATGTGGACGACGGCGTCGGGCGTCCACCAGTCGGGATAGTCCTCCGCGATGAACGCCTCGAGTTCGGCCAGGAACTCGTCTTCGTCCATCCCGGCGTCGTCGGTCGGGACGACGAACGCGACCGGCCGTTCCTGCCACTTCTCGTGGGGCGCGCCGACGACGGTGGCCTCGCTGACCGCCTCGTGGGCCATAATCTTGTTCTCGAGTTCGACGGAGGAGATCCACTCGCCGCCGCTCTTGATCACGTCCTTCGTCCGGTCGACGATCTGGATGTAGCCGTCCTCGTCGACGGTGACGATGTCGCCGGTCTTGAGCCACGACCCCTCGAAGTCGACTTCGTTGGCCTGGGGCCGCTCGAAGTACGAGTCCGTGACCCAGGGGCCACGGACCCACAGTTCGCCGAAGTCCTCGCCGTTCCACGGGACCTCCTCGCCGTCGTCGTCGACGACTTTGAACTCGAGGCCCGGAACGATCAGCCCTTGCTTGGCCTGCTTCGCGTACTGCTGTTCGGGCGAGCGGTCCTCGAGGTCGCTCTTGAGGTGGGCGACGGTCCCCAGCGGCGACAGTTCGGTCATCCCCCAGGCGTGGACGACCTCGACGCCGAGGTCGTCGTACTGGCGGATCAGGCTCTCGGGAGCGGCGCTTCCGCCGATAACGACCCGCTCGAGCGAGTCGAGGTCCACGTCGTGTTCCTGGACGTACTCGAGGACGCCGAGCCAGACGGTCGGGACGCCGGCCGTGAGGGTAACCCCCTCCTCCTGGATGAGTCGAACCAGGTCCTCGGGCTCGGGCGAGGGGCCGGGATAGACGTGTTTCGCGCCGGCGGCGGTCGTCGCGAACGGCATCCCCCAGGCGTTGACGTGGAACATCGGGACGACCGGCATGACGACGTCGTCCTCGTCGATCTCGAGCGCCTGGGGAGTCAGGCTCGCCATCGTGTGCGACCACAGCATCTGCTGGGTGTACTCGACCCCTTTCGGCTTCCCCGTCGTCCCCGAGGTGTAACACATCCCCGCGGGCTGGTCCTCGTCGAGTTCCGGCCAGTCGTACTCCGTCCCGTGAGCGTCGATGAACGACTCGTAGTCGGTAACCGACTCGAGGTCGGTCTCCGGTACCTCCGAGCCCATGACGACGTACTGCTCGACGGATTCGAAGGCCGCCGCGTCGTGAGCCCCCTCGAGCGCCTCGAGCAGCGACTGGTCGACGAACAGCAGTCGGTCCGCAGCGTTCTCGACGATGTACTGGATGTGTTCGGCCGGCAGCAGCGGGTTGATCGTGTGGAGTTGGCCCCCAACGTTCGGCGCTGCGAAGTAGACCTCGGCGTGCCGGTGGTGATTCCAGCAGAACGTCCCGACGCGGTCGCCATCACCGATTCCGGCGTCCTCGAGCGCGTTCGCCAGTTGTCGCGTCCGATCGGCGTACTCCTCGTAGGTGTTGCGGACGATTCCCTCGTGTGTTCGAGAGACGACTTCCCGGTCCGGGTGGAGCCGTTCCGCGCGCCAGAGGAACGGTCGGAGCGTCTGATCGTATCCTGCCATACGTTATATCGTCACACGTTCCCGCATAATTCTACCGACGAATTCACAGATGCGCTCTCTCTTCTCGGGACGGTGGGTAGAACTGCACGACGAAGTCTTGAAGAACGTCGGCTCGAACCCCTTGGATATGCGACTCGAGGAGTACTGGGGGGTCGGTCCGAAGACACGGGAGACGCTGGTCGACGAACTCGGGCGCGAGGCGGCGATCCGGGCCATCGAGAACGGAAACGTCCGGGCGCTCGCGGACGCGGGGCTGGCCCGCGGCCGCGCGACGCGCATCCTCCGTCGCGCGACCGGCGGCGACGGCATCGACACGCTGGCGACGAGCGACGCTCGCTCGGCGTACAAGGACCTGCTCGAGCTGGCGAGCGACCACGCGGTCACGCAGCGAGCGGCCGACCGCATCCGTGTGCTGACGCCCCTGTCGACCCGCGAGGCGATGGAGGAACGGCTCGACGACGTGCTCGCGGCCCGGGACGCCTGGGCCGGGCTGTCCGCGGACGATCGCGAAGCCGTGCTCGCGGCCTACGAGCGCTACGACGAGCGCGAGGGCAGCGAACGCGCGGCCGTCAACGCCGCGCTCGCACTGCTCGAGGCCGGGGTCGACTCCGGCCCGTTCGCCGCGATCGCCGACCTCGAGCGCGAGCGCCTCGAGGCGGCCGCGGAGGCGCTCGCGGCCCTCGACGGGTACGAAAGCGGCTCCCGGGTTCGCGTCCGCGAGGGCGCAGACGAGGAACTCGACCGCCTGCGGGGGACGCTCGGCGCGGTCGAGGACATGGACGCCAACGCGCTCGAGGTGATCGAGGACCTGCGCGACGACGGCGTTCGCGACGTGACGGCGTTCCGGCAGGCCTTCGAGGATCGCCTGCTCTCGGAGACCGACGTGACGATCGACCGGGTGCGCGCCGCGATGCCGGAGAACGCCACCGACGCGACCGACTTCGTCGGCGGCACCCTCCGGGCGCTCAGGTCCGACCTGACCGAAGCGATCGACGAGCGGGAGGAGACCGTCGCCGAGGCGTTTCAGGAAACCCTCGCGGACGCCCGAACGGCCGTCGACCGGGCCGTCGAGGCCGTCGACGACATCGCCCTCCAGCTGTCGCTCGCGCGCTTTGCCCTCGAGTACGACTGCACGCGCCCGGAGTTCGTAGCGCCCGATGGCGGGGAGGCCGCCGTCTCGGTCGTCGACGCGCGGAACCTCACGCTCGCGGCCCGCGACGACGAGTCCGTCCAGCCGGTGACCTACGCGCTGGGCGATCACGGGGTGACGTCGGTTCCGGACGACGCCGATTCCGACCTCGAGGCTCCCGATCGGGAGCAGGTCGCCGTCCTCACCGGCGCCAACAGCGGCGGGAAAACGACGCTGCTCGAGACGCTGTGCCAGGTCGTCCTGCTGGCGTCGATGGGGCTACCCGTCCCCGCCGAGCGGGCCGAGGTCACGCCCGTCGACTCGCTGGTCTTCCACCGCCGGCACGCGAGTTTCAACGCCGGCGTCCTCGAGTCGACGCTGCGCTCGATCGTGCCGCCGCTGACCTCCGACGGGCGGACGCTGATGCTGGTCGACGAGTTCGAGGCGATCACCGAACCGGGCAGCGCGGCGGACCTGCTGCACGGGCTGGTCACCCTGACCGTCGACCGGGACGCGATGGGCGTGTTCGTCACCCACCTCGCGGACGACCTCGAGCCCCTGCCGCCCGAGGCTCGCGTCGACGGCATCTTCGCGGAAGGGCTCGATCCCGACCTCGAGTTGCGCGTCGACTACCAGCCCCGGTTCGACACCGTTGGCCGGTCGACGCCGGAGTTTATCGTCTCCCGACTCGTCGCGAACGCCTCGGACCGGCGCGAACGCGCGGGGTTCGAGACGCTGGGCGAGGCCGTGGGCAACGACGTGGTCCAGCGGACGCTCGCCGACGCGCGCTGGTCCGGCGAGGGCAACGCGGGCACCGACTGAGGACCGTCGACTACCGCGACACCGCGGCACTCAGCCGATGCCGTCGCGGTCACGGTCGTCCCAGTCTCCGTCCGAGTCGGGGTCGTCGAACTCCCCATCGATGTCGACTTCTTGGCCGTGATCGCGCTCGAGCCATCGGTCGGGCGTCGGTTCGTACGCGTCCCCGTTGCCGGCCGACCCGTCGCGGGTCCCGTCTTCCGTCCCGCGACCCGTGTACGTGTACACCGTCCCGTCCTCGTCCTCGCAGACGCGGGCCTCGAGGTACGCCTGTGCGGCCCGCCTCGAGAGCGCGCCCATTTCGACCGCGTCGCCGAGTGTCGTCTTGGTCGCGCGGAACCAGGTCCGGATCCGGGTCGGGGGCTCGTCCGCCGAGGGATCCGCGGCCACGATGGCTCCGCGGCCGCCGTCGCGGCCGTCGCCCCACTCGAGCCAGCAGACCCGGTAGGCGTCGACGGCGTAGTCCCGTCCCGGATCGACGAGGTACAGTGCCTCGTAAATGCACGGGTCGAGGTAGTCGGTGAGGATCCGCTCGCGTGCGACCGAGTCCGCGAGCAGGTCGGCGTCGACGGCGCCGTCGGCGAGGGGCGACCCGTCGTCGATCGCTTCCGCGAGCGAGAGGTCGTCCCCGCCCCAGTGGCTGTACCGCAGGTCGTAGAGCCGGTCAGGCCGACGGTAGCCGACGAGCGCTCTATGTCCCATCCGTCCCCCCGCTGGCGTCGTCCCGGTCGAGGACGGGAGTTCGGACGCCGATGTCGCTCGTGCCGCGACGGCGGTAACGGTGATGTGGGTCGGGGATAGGGTGGTGGTAGTAGTGACAGCAGTGGCAAGCCATCGCCGGGCTTGGCCCCGTGTCCGTACTTGAACCCACGGAGACGGGACGACGGACTCGAGCCCGACGGAACGCAACGACGAAAACCCCGCGACTCCTACCGTTCTCCGAACTCGAATGGCAACGGAGTACGACGCCGTCCTCTTCGACAACGACGGCGTGTTGACGACCCCGACGGATCGTGACGTCCTCGTCGAGGCCATCCGCGACGCGTTCGCGGACTGTGGCGTGAGCGACCCGCCGACGGACCACGTCGAGACGCTGCTCGGCCCGACCGTCGACTCGCTGCGCCGCGTCGCGGGGGAGCACGGCCTCGAGCCGACGGACCTGTGGACAGCACGCGAGGAAGCCGCGATCGCCGTTCAACTCGAGGAGATGCGCGCCGGCCGAAAGCGACCGTACGACGACGTCGCCGCCCTGCGGAACCTCGAGGCACCGACCGCGATCGTCAGCAACAACCAGCACCGCACGATCGAGAACGTTCTCGAGGAGTGCGAACTGACGGAGTACGGGTTCGAGACGTGGTACGGTCGCGAGCCCACGATCCGGGGCGTCGAGCGAAAGAAGCCGACCCCCTACTATCTCGAGTCGGCGATCGACGACCTCGCGGCGTCGAACCCGCTGTACGTCGGCGACAGCCGCGTCGACGTCCAGGCGGCGGAGGCCGCGGGGATCGACGCGGCGTTCCTGCGCCGGGACCACCGCCGGGGCTACGAGCTACCGATCGACCCCGACTACGAGATCGAGTCGCTGACCGCCCTCGAGCGGATCCTCTAGCTCGAGACCGGCGTCTCGGTTGCCGCCCGTCGCTCGGCCCGTTCCTTGACCGCCTCGTTCATCGCCTCGAAGCCGCGTTCGACCCGGTCGTGGTCGAGCAACACCGGCACGAGTACGCCCCGGAACGTCTCCCGGTGAAGCAGCCGGGTACGGTCGTCGTCGATCGGCTCGAGGTGGAACTCGTGGTCGCCGTCGAAGACGAAGGGGACGATCAGCCGACCCCGCCAGGCCAGGCGACGTTCCGGCTCGACGGCGATGACCGTCGGTCGGAACGTCATCCCGCGGGACTCCGGCGGTTCGATGCGGACCCGTAACCGTTCTCCCCTCGAGGGGTCGCCCTCGATCGCCCGGATGAACGGGTTCCATTCGGGGTAGCTGTCGAACTCGAGCAACACGTCCCAGACGACGTCGGGCGGGGCGTCGATCTCCTCGAAGGTTTCGATCTTTTCCATGGTAACGACTAACGAGGTGGTCGGTTATGCCTGTGTCGGTGGGTCGTACGGGTCGTTTCGGGCGAGTGGTGAGAACGGCGGCCCGCGAGAGGGGTCGACGTGTAGTGCCTTCGTGACGCTACCCGAGGGATCAGGCGCTGTCGTTGAACCGACGGTTCGTCGAGTACGGCGCGTCGCCGGGTTCGCCCCGAACGAAGTGGCCGGCCGGGTTGATCTCGCCGTCGCGCTCCATCGAGAGCAGTTCGACGAACCAGGCCTCGTGTTCGACCTCCTCCTGAAGGATGCGCTGGGCCATGTCGTAGGTCCGCGGGTCGACGCCGTGAGTCATGTCACAGATCTCCGACCACGTCCGGATGGCACACCGCTCGGCCTCGAGCAGTACCTCGAGGATCGCTTCCGCCGACAACTGCCCGGTGTCGAACCCGCCCTCGTCGCCCATCGGCGTCGGTACCTCGGCGTCCGGGCAGGACGCGCGGTCCGCGAACGCCCGGATGTCGTTCGGCAACGCGCCGCCGAGTTCGTACACTCGCGGCGCGACCAGTTCGAAGTGGGCCCGGTCCTCGAGGCGGGCGTCCTCGGTGATCTCCTTGTAGTCCTCGTGGCCGGCGAGGTGCATCCGGAGGTTGGTGTAGTAGTAGTACGTCGTAAACTCGGCGCCGACGGCGTCGATGAGTTTCTCCCGGAGGTCTTCGGGGTCGAGACCGCGTTCGCGGAGGACGGCCATCCCGACTCGCTCGCTCGTGTCACCTGTCTCGATGTCTCCTGACGCGTGTGGTTTCTCGTCGGACATGCACCAGTGGACTGCCATAACTCCACGTATAGTGCTTGGCGTTTACACGATTTCCAGACCGTCGGCGCGAGCGATCGGTGCCGTTCGCTCTTGAATGCATGCGATATTTGATGCAACACCTTTGCCGGAGAACGTCGTAGTGTTCGTTGACATGTCCCAGCCTAGCTTCGGCTACCTGACCCCGGAGACCCTCCCCCTGTTCACCGACCTGTACGAGTTGCGGATGCTGCAGGCGTACCGCAATCAGGGACACGACCCGACGGCGACGTTCAGCCTCTTCACCCGCGAGTTGCCGGCAAATCGCGGATACATGATCGCGGCGGGCCTCGAGCAGGCCCTACACTACGTCGAGGGCCTCGAGTTCGGCGACCGAGCGATCGAGTACCTGACCGAACTCGAGTTCGACCCGGCGTTTCTGGACTACCTCGAGTCGTTCGAGTTTACCGGCGAGATCCGCGCGCTGCCGGAGGGGACGCCGGTCTTCGAAAACGAGCCGCTGCTCGAAGTGACGGCCCCCATCTCGCAGGCACAACTGTTCGAGACGGCGGTCATCAACCAGATCGGGTTCCAGACGCTGATCGCGACGAAGGCCGCCCGGATGCGGGACGTGATCGATCGGGAGGGTGACGGCCAGCGGCTCGTCGATTTCGGCTCGCGGCGCTCCCACGGTACCGACGCGGGGATCAAGGCCGCGCGGGCGGCCTACGTCGGCGGCTTCGACGGGACGTCGAACGTCGCCGCGGGGGAGGCCTTCGACGTCCCCGTCTTCGGGACGATGGCCCACTCCTGGGTCCAGAGCTTCGAGCACGAGCGCGATTCCTTCGAGACGTTCGTCGACGAGTACGGCGAGGACAGCGTCCTGCTGATCGACACCTACGACACGGTCGCCGGGGCCGAGACGGCAAAGGCGGTCGCCGAGGAGAACGACGTCGACCTGCGCGGCGTTCGACTCGATTCGGGGGATCTGCCCGCGCTCTCGAAGGCCGTCGACGAGGTGTTCCCCGAGGTCGACGAGTTCATCTCGTCGGGGATCGACGAGTACGCGATCCGGGAGTTCTTCGACAGGGACGGGATCGCAGCCGGCTTCGGGCCCGGAACGGCGCTGGTGACGAGCACCGACTCGCCCAAGGTCGAAGGCGTCTACAAACTCGTGGCGGTCGAACGGGACGGCGAGATGCAACCGACGATGAAGCTCTCCAAGGGGAAGGTCACCTACCCCGGCGCCAAGAGCGTCCGCCGGACGACCGAGGGCGGCGAGTACGCCGGCGACGTCGTCGGCCTGCGCGAGGAGAGCGACGACCTCCCCGGCGAGGAACTGCTCGAGACCGTCGTCGAGGACGGCGAGCGGGTCGTCGACCTCCCCGACCTCGAGACGATCCGCGAGCGCGCGGCCGACCTCCGGCGGCGGCTCCCGGTCGAACACCGGCGGATCGAGGACCCCGAGCCCTACGAGGTACGAATCAGCGACGCGCTCGAGGCCGAAACGGAGGGCCTGCGCCGGACGCTCGAGGAGCGGATGGACGTCTGATACGGATCCGGCGTCAGTCCGTCGGCACGTGCGTGGCGGCCGCGTTGGCCGCCACCTCGTCGAACCGTTCGACTGCCCCGTCGGCGAGCGGGTACTCGCCGTGGTAGGGATCGATCTCGCGGTCGACTCCCGAGACGAACCGGATCGCGTCGGCCAGCCGCTCGTAGTTCTCGTCGACGACGTCCTGGATCAGGACCGGCATCCCCGCGCGGTGACACAGTTCGCTCGCCGCGGCGCGACCGGCCCAGATCCGCCCGGCCTCGCGGTCGGCGAAGAACAGCGCGAACGGCGCTTCGTCGAACTGTGCCTCGAGGAAGGCCTGCGCGCTCGGGTCGTCCCAGGGGACGACGCCGACGTCCTCGAGTTGACGCATGGCGGTCGAGGCGGCCGAACAGAACGGGCAGTCGCCGTCGTAGACGAGGATGCCGGTGAACTCGTTCGTGTCGGTCATACTGACGGGTAGCTCGGAGCCGCGGTAGACTCCCCTTCGACGCCGCGGGCTATCAATGTCCGTGCCGGTCACCCGAGTTTCGACCGCCCCGGCGGCCGGTCGTGCTCCGCCCGGTGCTCCAGCAGTTCGTCGTACCGTTCGACCTCGAGGACGCAGTCGGAGCGGGGTTGGGCGACGCAGGTGAGGACGAACCCCGCCGCCTCGTCCTCGGGGTAGTACCGCTTGGCGTTGGCGTGGTCGACCTCCCCCTCGAGGAGCCGCGCGCCGCAGGTGATACACCACCCCTGCTGGCAGTCCGCGGAGAGCCAGAGGCCGGCCCCGCGGGCCGCCGAGAGGATCGACTGGTTCTCCCGGACCTCGATGCTCCGGCTCTCGCCGGCTGCCTCGAGGTCGGCGTCCTCGGGGACACGGAGTTCGACAGTCCAGGTGGTCGACGTCGAGCCTGTCACGAATCGTGTGTGGGTCGGAAGCGACGACCGAAAAGCCTGCTGCGGGCAGCCGTCGGCCGATGGTGTCGTCCTGAACCGTTGAACCTACGGAGTCCAGCCTCCTACCGTCGCGCGAGTATGCCGACGGTGCTGGTTCGCGGTCCCGCGGATGAGGGACCCGACGACGTCGTCGGGGCGTTCGCCGGTGAAGCGGACGGACACCGTCTCCGAGGCCGACGTGCTCGACGAATTCCTCGCGTACGCCCGCGAGCGTAGTTCGGTCGTCGCCCCCGTAGAAGCGGCGTGACGCCGACTCCGACGCTTTCCTGAAACGGCTACCGGCACTGCTGTCACACCGGTAGCCGCCCTGGGTTCGCTCGAGTGGATGGAGACCGAGCGCTACCGGGAGATCGCGCGGGAAAATCGATGGGCACCGGATCGCTGGCCGTCGGACGTAGGGATGCAACGTGTGGTTTGGTGGGGTAGGTGGTGCGTGTCCACGTCCGACACTGTCCGGTGCGATTCGTGGTTGGATACCATCTCACTTAGAACTACCTATCCTGTACACTGTCCGATTCTTGATGGGCGGCCCCGCTACAACCGCGTAATCGCCCGGACGCATCGGCTGACCGAACCGCGGCGACGACACGGTCTCGTGAGCAGTCATCTGCTCCGATCGGCGACCAACCGGAGAATCGGCCGGAACGCGCCGGCCCGAGCTATTTCACCGCGGTCGATGTGGACGCCCCCATGGCCGAGACCGACATCGCGATCACCGGCGCGTCCGGCAACGTGGGACGGGAGGCGATCGAGGCGTTCGCCGACCGCGAGGCCTCGCTGACGCTGTTCTCCCA of the Halobiforma lacisalsi AJ5 genome contains:
- a CDS encoding SRPBCC domain-containing protein, with translation MEKIETFEEIDAPPDVVWDVLLEFDSYPEWNPFIRAIEGDPSRGERLRVRIEPPESRGMTFRPTVIAVEPERRLAWRGRLIVPFVFDGDHEFHLEPIDDDRTRLLHRETFRGVLVPVLLDHDRVERGFEAMNEAVKERAERRAATETPVSS
- the dps gene encoding DNA protection during starvation protein; the protein is MSDEKPHASGDIETGDTSERVGMAVLRERGLDPEDLREKLIDAVGAEFTTYYYYTNLRMHLAGHEDYKEITEDARLEDRAHFELVAPRVYELGGALPNDIRAFADRASCPDAEVPTPMGDEGGFDTGQLSAEAILEVLLEAERCAIRTWSEICDMTHGVDPRTYDMAQRILQEEVEHEAWFVELLSMERDGEINPAGHFVRGEPGDAPYSTNRRFNDSA
- a CDS encoding nicotinate phosphoribosyltransferase, which encodes MSQPSFGYLTPETLPLFTDLYELRMLQAYRNQGHDPTATFSLFTRELPANRGYMIAAGLEQALHYVEGLEFGDRAIEYLTELEFDPAFLDYLESFEFTGEIRALPEGTPVFENEPLLEVTAPISQAQLFETAVINQIGFQTLIATKAARMRDVIDREGDGQRLVDFGSRRSHGTDAGIKAARAAYVGGFDGTSNVAAGEAFDVPVFGTMAHSWVQSFEHERDSFETFVDEYGEDSVLLIDTYDTVAGAETAKAVAEENDVDLRGVRLDSGDLPALSKAVDEVFPEVDEFISSGIDEYAIREFFDRDGIAAGFGPGTALVTSTDSPKVEGVYKLVAVERDGEMQPTMKLSKGKVTYPGAKSVRRTTEGGEYAGDVVGLREESDDLPGEELLETVVEDGERVVDLPDLETIRERAADLRRRLPVEHRRIEDPEPYEVRISDALEAETEGLRRTLEERMDV
- a CDS encoding HAD family hydrolase; the protein is MATEYDAVLFDNDGVLTTPTDRDVLVEAIRDAFADCGVSDPPTDHVETLLGPTVDSLRRVAGEHGLEPTDLWTAREEAAIAVQLEEMRAGRKRPYDDVAALRNLEAPTAIVSNNQHRTIENVLEECELTEYGFETWYGREPTIRGVERKKPTPYYLESAIDDLAASNPLYVGDSRVDVQAAEAAGIDAAFLRRDHRRGYELPIDPDYEIESLTALERIL
- a CDS encoding MutS-related protein codes for the protein MRLEEYWGVGPKTRETLVDELGREAAIRAIENGNVRALADAGLARGRATRILRRATGGDGIDTLATSDARSAYKDLLELASDHAVTQRAADRIRVLTPLSTREAMEERLDDVLAARDAWAGLSADDREAVLAAYERYDEREGSERAAVNAALALLEAGVDSGPFAAIADLERERLEAAAEALAALDGYESGSRVRVREGADEELDRLRGTLGAVEDMDANALEVIEDLRDDGVRDVTAFRQAFEDRLLSETDVTIDRVRAAMPENATDATDFVGGTLRALRSDLTEAIDEREETVAEAFQETLADARTAVDRAVEAVDDIALQLSLARFALEYDCTRPEFVAPDGGEAAVSVVDARNLTLAARDDESVQPVTYALGDHGVTSVPDDADSDLEAPDREQVAVLTGANSGGKTTLLETLCQVVLLASMGLPVPAERAEVTPVDSLVFHRRHASFNAGVLESTLRSIVPPLTSDGRTLMLVDEFEAITEPGSAADLLHGLVTLTVDRDAMGVFVTHLADDLEPLPPEARVDGIFAEGLDPDLELRVDYQPRFDTVGRSTPEFIVSRLVANASDRRERAGFETLGEAVGNDVVQRTLADARWSGEGNAGTD
- a CDS encoding DUF6735 family protein is translated as MGHRALVGYRRPDRLYDLRYSHWGGDDLSLAEAIDDGSPLADGAVDADLLADSVARERILTDYLDPCIYEALYLVDPGRDYAVDAYRVCWLEWGDGRDGGRGAIVAADPSADEPPTRIRTWFRATKTTLGDAVEMGALSRRAAQAYLEARVCEDEDGTVYTYTGRGTEDGTRDGSAGNGDAYEPTPDRWLERDHGQEVDIDGEFDDPDSDGDWDDRDRDGIG
- a CDS encoding thiol-disulfide oxidoreductase DCC family protein translates to MTDTNEFTGILVYDGDCPFCSAASTAMRQLEDVGVVPWDDPSAQAFLEAQFDEAPFALFFADREAGRIWAGRAAASELCHRAGMPVLIQDVVDENYERLADAIRFVSGVDREIDPYHGEYPLADGAVERFDEVAANAAATHVPTD